From Vigna angularis cultivar LongXiaoDou No.4 chromosome 11, ASM1680809v1, whole genome shotgun sequence:
aatctactttttcttttgttgaagTTTAGTAACTTACTATCTACAGTATTGTAAAGGAAAATAATCCAATTAAGAGGGATAGAGGAAGACAGGAAACCTAAATGGCTATTTTTGGACTGACTGAAAGGGATGGAATGAAGTGAAATGAGGTGTAGTTGGATGGAATGGAAAGGACCTTTCCCTTTCTCTCCCTTGAATTTGGAGGGCATGGGGATGGTATTATCTATTCCATGATAAATTTCCAAACATAGAAATGGTACCTTTGTCCCGTTTCATTCTATTCCATTCCATTCCCCTCATGcatttcattcttttatattCATCATTAGATATTGAAGCCTATCCTTCAAAAACTTCAGTAGAACCCATTAAAAAATCTCGATATATTGTGTAATTTGCAAGTACTAGCTTACTTTGTGAGGGTAGAAGAGATATTAGTGAATTGAACCGTTTCCCCTTGTAATAGCTTTAAGCTGACTGAAACTATGAAGCTTGATCTTTCcatttttccattttccttCAAAATGAATGTAACAAGAACCAGCTTTTCAGGTAAACTAACTGACAAGAGCGATGTCTATGCTTTTGGGGTTGTCCTTCTAGAACTCCTAACCGGAAGAAAGCCCATGGAGAACATGACCTCAAACCAATATCAATCCCTTGTATCATGGGTATGTTTTCTCAGTGGAGAAATCTGAATGAAAACTCCAGTTCTGCAGTACTTGATGGTTAAAACTTTCACCTTGCAGGCCATGCCTCAGCTAACTGACAGATCGAAGCTTCCAAGTATTCTTGATCCTGTTATCAGAGACACAATGGATTTGAAGCACTTGTATCAGGTTCGTTGGGTAGAAGCACTGTTATCACAAGTTTTTCTGCTTAATGATAAATGCAACATCTTAAGTTCATGTTAGCATTCTACAGGTTGCTGCAGTTGCTGTACTCTGCGTGCAAGCAGAACCAAGTTATAGGCCACTCATAACAGACGTGCTGCACTCTCTCATCCCTTTGGTACCCGTTGAGCTTGGAGGGTCATTAAGAGTTACAGAACCCATCAGCTCAGAGAACTCTCATTGATATTATATAAtcgttttttcatttttcaactATGGTACCTGTTCACTTCTTaaactttataattataatcatttttattaatattacaaaGAGCCAAAGAGGAATATCCAAGTGTAATTATTTATGATTGCAATTTGATTCTTCTTTCACTCGTACTATATGAAACTCGAATGTCTATTAAACTGTGTTCTTATATGACACATATTGGACACTTACACGCGTATGACATATCACAATGATATTACCATCTTTACAAGTTCTGAAAACATTCTAAAAGATTAATTTGGTAGCTGTATAACCGAAAGACGCATTTGGACTTACAAATCATTAATCTTAGAAAGAAAACATACACAACACGCACACAAATGTATTCCTAACATTTGAACATGAATTTTACGGTTAACAGAGTTGGGTCTATCAAGAGGAGTTCATCAGGGAGACATAAACACCAATAAGATATGAATCCAACTATATAATGGATTGACaacactctttacccaaaaccttaaaataaCGAATTAACAGGTCTTTCATCTTAGTATAGTGCTCTATTTTCTCATTgttatccaatgtgggacttagacttgGATTTCCAACAATCGCCGTTCATGGATATTGAAGCAAGGTCTAAGTTGGCATTTTTGCTAACTAGAAATAATCTAATAAGAACACAGCACTGAAGTTTGTTTTCAAGTCAAACCCATGGAAAACAACTAGAAAGAGATGGAAAACAAGTCCGAGATTGGGTTCACTTTGTTTTTAATGAATACTAAATTTCTTGAAATTCACGATTCCTTGTCATGAGTACTATAAATTATCCCGCATGCTTAATCGTTGGTTTTGTTTTCACAGCAGATATGAACACAGAAAATGTAAAATTCCTCCAACCATCTTCGTAGGAATCTCATGTTTCTTCGTAGTCATCAATTTCAAGGAGTTTAGTCACTTACAAACAAAAATTTGCTTAGTCGGCTTAAGCATATGCCTTATAAGTTCTAAACAGATACGATTAGAAATTTTGTGATACTAATTTGGCTATGACAGAGAATCGCTGCATTGTCCTAGACAAACAGTCCCTGCAATCATTGAAACATTAAGATAACTTACAGTAGTACATCTAAATTTCATATGAAGTACTCAAATTATTCCTTGAAGAATCCACAACAAATACATAACGTACAGACTACTCATCATGATTCCGTGACCATAACTCATGTTAGCTTCTAGTAAACTTCTTAATAAGAACTTACGTACTTTTCTACAATTCTACAAGTTATTTGAACTAATATTTTCAAAGATTGAATTACATTAgcataaaagttttattttaatcacttaatttttttctcttataaggGAACATCTTGTATAGTTCCATTTCATGGTGAGAAAAAATGCATTATAAAATGTCATCTTAGTAGGCATAAATGCAATCttggaaaagaaaacaagagaaacaTGAATGATACAGAAGATTCATTCTACAATGCCTCGATAGGAGACAATTTTAACGATACTACCAATGAAGGAAATCACTAACAGCCAAGGCAACATGTCTTGAAATTTTCCTTTTACCACTTCACCTTGATGAAGTACTTAAATACTCTTCCTAATGAGTTTAGAATAGCCCCCACCCGTTCCCGAACTCCCAAAACACAGGGAAACCATGCCATTTCCACGCCGGATTTCGGCAAAGAATCCAAAGACCACGCTTCTACATATTGTCCATCGTGGTGGGTATGTTGAGCTCCATGACAGACCCGTGACTGCAGCTGAGATTATGTGCCGCTATCCAAGATGTTGTGTAACATATCCAAATGTGTTCCAGCAACCATGGGCAGTTGTTGAACCAGATGCAAAGCTTGTGCTTGGACAAAAGTACTATGTAGTACCATTGAGCACAATAAGAAAACTTCAAGGGCTATCTCCAAGGAgctctccttctcctgctcATGAAATTGCAACCAGTTCTTCAGTTTATGAGATTAGAAACACACAATCcagcaaagaggaaaaagatGATGGTATGCTTTCCACTTGTTGTGTCTTCATGAATAAAAGCACtgcaaagaaaacaaataactaCAAACATTCCAAAAATAAGAACCATGTTAGGAATTTGAGTACAAAtgttaatgataataataataatggttGTTTATTGCATGATAATTGCTTTGTGAGCCTGCTTAATGGAGGCAGGACTAAAGCAACTGTTGGTGATATGACAAAAGAAATAAGAACATCATCAAACAGAGCTCACCCTCGTAATGACAATACATTAACCAGGAGGAGGACACAAGATCTAACGGGAAAAGGGTTAAGAAGCTCTCCTAAGAATGTATGGTCTTCTTCTGACCATTGGCTACCAAGTCTAGAGAGTATCACCGAAGAATGAAATAGTAGAAGTCTTGGCTGCTGATGATATCCAATAACCTACTTTCTATTTATTGGTTATACTTGAGGTAAAATAATGCTCCCTCAGCTGCGTCGTCTGctgcttctttctttttccGATGAGGGGCACCATAGCACTCTAATGTGTTTCTTGATGCTTCTATAGCAATGATAACCTTGAAAGTGAACCTGAGATAAGCATCAACTAGTCACAACGGATAACAGAAAGAAAATGTATAATGATATTTCCTTTATAGTTTCATCATGAGTGACAAACAGAAGGAAAGCAGCAAAAGAAATTTACTATCATAAAGGCCAATTGTTTTAAGTTTATTCAAATTCCGGAtgacatttggtcaagtaattGAACAACTTTAGTGGCAATCAATGCAATCTTGTGAACAAGAATGAGCTTTTTATATAAGATATTGCTACTTAAATTGTACAGTTTAGAAGAGGATACAACACTAAGTCATCATAACAGAGAAAACTAAAGAATTATTCAGCGAGGCAAAAACATAACCAAATAAGATGTAGGTAGTACACATACATTCTCTCATGACTTGGGCCTTCCTCTTTGCAACATTCAAAGATTGGAGGTTTCCAATGATTTGcaacacagatttcatacaaaTTAGACCTTGCAGTTCCTTTCTTCATACCTAAATTCAAAGGGATCATAATATTGATAAAAGAAACAtcttggaagaaaaaaatatgaattaaagagAAAGATAAGACATCATTCAACACTGGCAAACCAAAGTAAAAGACAGGAAAACATTTTAATGGACTAAATCAAGAATCCAATGGTTCTCCACAAACAACTTGAAGACCTAGCACACTATAATGATTAGAGACAATCAAGAACAATTTCCAGAAAGCACAAAAGATAGGCAATTTATGTGACTCAAAAAGAGCTtcaaaatgaaagagaaaacatcctcatacttaaaaaaaaaacaatcaaataaagCAAAAGCAAGAACAAAGGCAACTGTTATACCAACCTTCTTCTGTCTGAGACGGAGTCGTTGGGGTGCCACAAGACTCACTCTTTTGGTTAGATGAACTTGAAGAAGCTCCCTCAACTACAATTTTCGTCATTCCCAAGGAGGgttctttgacaatgtctttATCAGAAGCACGCAACTTTCCCAGACTAGGTTTTCGCTTTGCATCTTTAACAGCAGTTCTGCTACAAAAACTGTTGTTCAACTTATTCTGCAAAAGAGAGGGCAAgaaaaaatttctttcaaaagataaaaaaagagaCAAATTTTGCGCGAACccaattgtaaaaaaaaacagaaaggaAAATAGGAAAATAGACAACCTTTGAATTAGAGGAAGGATTTGTGACTTGAAAGGGATCGATTGGAGGAAGGTTTTTGAGATTAACAGCAAGTTTTGGGATGTGAGAGAAATTGTTTTCCATGCTTATTTGTCTTCTCCTATTCAATAAACGTTTGCAGTTTGTGAGAAGATATAATGAAGAAGATTGAAGGGACCAACAATGAAAGTTATGAAGGAAGCAGCACATGAATCTTGTTGTTTCTCACTGAATCTTTCTTCTCATGGAAATGCAAATACAATTCGATGAATGAGTTAGGTTTACTTTTATAAACTCTTTGAAAACTAAGTTGGTTATCCATTGAATAAAAGCCCTCGGTTAAGTACATTTTAATAGAATCCTTTACTGTAAAGTACAAACATACCAGAAGATAGAAGAGATACAATTATCTATGTGAAATTCtgttcatgaaaaaaaaataaaaaatctgtGTAAATTTAACCAAAGATAAGATAATCTTAGAAGAGGATTACAAATATGACAGCATAAGAGAAGAGgatgatttatttataaaagtctTTACTCTCTTGTCTTAATTTTTTGGACATAATTAATAGTAAATTTGCTGAGAAtttgaattcttttttattaaacacACTTTGTGAGATACAAATAGATTATATAagtttaactaaaatttaatattataactgAAATCATATTTATCCTATACTGATTTTaggttttctttattttattttattttattttattcatttttagaGAAACTTTACTTCTAACCAAAACATATATGTAAGAATTTTTTAACCCAAAATATAGTGACTTGAATATCATActatataacttattttatttaatcatagtaaaaacatatatgtgtgtgtgcacgaacttttttacaataataaaaattatatgtaattaaataataaatattgaaataaaaaacatttttaaatttaaactgtATAGAACTTTATACAAATGAGTcgtaatttattaattttacaattagagcagttttaattttaattaaataaaagtaaaataggaAAACAGTatatatacaaaagaaaaaaattatatataattttaatatatttattcttatttatatttgtaacatcccagattatatagaatcatataacatagtaagttcacatttatataaaagatagaACAGTTATAGTAGactgtaaataaagttttaagcTTACAGTCATCCCAAATTGAGtcctaatttaaaacttaaacgtaatagagtatttcaaaagataagtcctaatttaaaatttaaacgtaatagagtatttcaaaagatAAGGAATAACTGATAGAATCCTAAGGAGACTAAGCAGCagcatcatcttcctccaaagcctgctctagaggcacctcatccacatctgctcacatccaagtggatgatcattgtaaaagaaaaacatacccaagcaaacacaaacacacaagcaagggtgagctagatataaaaatcatgttataacagtcACAGACAATATGCAAGCAAAGACAGATACAATACACTACACCcacatgacttgttgcacttaaacttgactcgtccggacttagaatgattgtcgagctatggcgggttatgcactcgtggtggcttctactgctttgcaaagccattgccaatgggtttcaccctatcACACTCACGAGgctagtccgttatcactcaccttgggccatactggaagcacctaagactaggacctcctgctactcctcatcatatggatcaatcctctctacttgagaatgaaagaccattggagcgtcaggaaaactcCCAAGACCGAGCTACCATACAAATCATTCAAAACACACTgaaagggcaccaccatgtatcccccTTGAGGATCATGAAATTACGTCCAATACTAATACTTTCAACTTTAACACCAACATGATACTGCACACATAAGCCCTTAAAGCAACTGGAACAATTACTTAAAACAACATACTGGAATAAATAGGAATATAGGCCGAacagaaaacatcaacacataatTAGCAAGACCGAACACCTTGTGAATGGTGGAGACCGAATGATATCTCTCTTCCCAAAGACAGAACCGAACGGTCCATAAAGGTAAGACTGAAGAAGTGGCCGAACACTACTTAAGACcatccactaagaccgaacgctaccaagaccacccactaagaccgaacgctacttaagaccactcactaagaccgaacgctacttaagaccatccactaagaccgaacgctaccaagaccacccactaagactgaacgctacttaagaccacccactaagaccaAACGCTACTTAAGACCATCtactgagaccgaacgctacttaagagactgaacgctacctaagagaccgaacgctacctgagaccgagcactatcaagaccgaacgctacctaagagaCCAAACGCTCAATAGTGCATGGCCGAACGATTATCAGTTCACTTTCGGCAAAACTGCATAATtttgcagaattatgaacaacaCCTAACATAACCATTcctaaccatttttactaacttctaacacccttaattcttgttttatacttaattaaacttatctaaatgattctaaacattcctactaccattctaaagtgatcaagactcaatttcaactctaaaacaccaattttcccaACTTAGGGATCCAAAACCCAATCCTACTGCTttgcacctattttgatcaatttagtgactcaaacaagtcacattaCACTAGCTAAGACTGCCCCAACAGCCCAATTGCGCTTTAGGCCCCAaatgcccaaaatcactacctcacttccccCGATTTGCCCTAAAACACCATAATTTCACTTAACTTTCCATTTCATTCAAGCTATAACAGATTTATCACTCCAAGCACTTCCAACACGCCCAATTATAGCAGCCAGATTCAACCAATTCAGTTTACAGACCTCATGCTACAATTTCATACATCACACGCATCAACATGTATGACCCATTACTTTAGAGCTTAAACAAGCAAACCAAACAACACACCCATTAAGGAATTTAACATACATACAAATACTGCAagcaaattgaaaataatatctagctccccttacctggaaaaCTCCACAGCACAGCTTACAATACCGTTCTCTTCAGCACCTCACACAGCAAGGGCACAACCCCACTTTACAAATCACCCAAGTGGCGATagaaacaactcttagagctagaacgAATAGAGGAAAAACGTAAAGAAAGATACACTAGGCACATGCAACTTGCCCTAAGTCCCAAACAAAGGAGAACAATGAAGAGCTACTTACCCGCTgaagaatgaaaatatattcGGATGGTTGCGAATGTCTCAACACCGCGGCCACCTGAGCACCACCTAATCAACAATGCAACGAATGAATGTGAGggaatggtagagagaaggcagagcaaTGTTAGGGAAAATaagagttctagagagagaaTGGAAAGTTGGCTAATGAACTCAGATTTTGAAAGGTTCCTTCTAAGGTCATGATGTTCTTAGTTTTACGGGCCTGACTGCCTTAACCTAAGACCCAACAACCCTATATTTTCAGGCCCTTacaatatttaatatgaaatttaatatatatattcctctttaaatataaaatggttaatttgaatttgattttaaaagtgaatataattaattaagtttccATGCAGTGGTGAAATTGAAATAAGTTAAGTTAAGGTTTCTAAAATAAATAcagtatttaattaaaaatttaatacctattttgctCTTGTATGTTCAGAAttgttacatattttttaaaattggtatttttgtttacAGCATTAAAAACCcataattaaaaagatagaataggctaaatattttattagtctCCTAATTCATAGAAGTTTGTTCTCATCATTTGTTATTCTAGGTGGTTGAATTGACCTGTTTCAAAACGTgtgtaaattaatttaattttaacattttattataatgtataaaaatattttaaagtataaattcaaattaaaaattaactttaaagtataatttaattaaactgcatattataatataattacaagtaaatataatttttctaaaaagtaATTTAAGCAAGTTGTacagtaaattttaaatttataaaaggaaaaaatttataaaattaaattttaaacaatttttaattattaatgtttttcttactaataattaatttaattaatttgatttaaaaaaatataaaaacaaaaatcaatgaTATCTACACTTAGATACCATGTaaactcattaaaaatattCGATGACAACATTGGTAGATCATAGGTGTCATTTTGTTACAATCACCACTAGGTgtgtatagttttttttaaagttgaataacattttcattaattatttcctcaataatatattaatatatctttCTTTTGTTGATGTTGTGAGTTAACTGTAttgaaatattacaatttacaatatatatcaTTTGCAGATTTTATCTAACAATATTCATTTACAGGTACAATTTTGTTAACAAAATTGATAATTGTTTATAtgttaaacataacaaaatgttttcatttattgttgataattaaatattacaattttcatttataaattacCTGTATTTATTTTCCTTGTGTATTCATATGTTGTGGCGCGCTTTCAACCGGGATTTCGTTGGTTTCGTTGTTCTCTGCCTTGTCGGATTTCTTCCTTCAATATCCAAGCACGCTGTTCCTCTTTCAGTTCATTGTCGTTGTCACATCCATTGCTACCAGTGTCAATCTTCCTTCTTTTTATGGggctctccttcttcttcctttccaAATCGCGAATCCAGGTGCAGCATGTTGGGTAAACTTTAAATGGACCCATTGCCATAAAGTATTTTGTCTTTAATTCCCATTTGTAAAAGAAGTTAGGTATTGTGTTAGCACTATCATTACCCACATAGTAGTGGAGAGTAGTGGAGATTAGTGGAGATGTTAGGTTATAAATATGGAGATGTAGTCTTGTATGAAGTGTGACACACTTGTAGTGTGTGTGCACCGTGGAGAATGGGCAGTGAGAAGGAAGAAAGGAGAGAGTCtctgtaacacccaaatattttaaagggtattactgatagtagagactaaattaattcgatatctcatataaacaatcaaactttatttcaattactccaaagtacaataccaaacttacaaactttaaacaatatagtcttcaccgttgacatttcaacttttaaattttacacaacataatcttcccaatacaaatttattctttttacaaaaatccatgaaaggttttccccgcatctctctcatctctaagctttttcaaccacatctgcaacattatctaatcacatataacatgagttatatgatcatagcataaacaaataagggtaagccaaccatatcaaatcaatcattaaacttgtaataagaatagtttaatcatttatttctacaattactcaaatatcattaccccgatgtcattaattcatcattatcaaaatcatcttcctcaatttcataaaccttacaatttatactatgcttactcacgaagccttatggtcagaccgctctctgcctgcttccttaagcctcacctgtatactatgtcttactctctgaagccttatggtcagaccgctctctgcctgcttctataaaacttatgatccacatatttatgtcaaagccttatggtcagaccacttgctgcctgctttcattaacctcaggtgttactttgttcataccaagctctcatggtataaccgaacatactacttcccgtagggaacatcatttcataagcaataatttcttatatccactccaacatttcatcacctcaacatttcatactctcttatccactccaacatttcatcaaatcaacaattcataacctcttctccacataactcaatcatgttcattctctaatcataatttgacaataacctattttggtgttaataaatttaacatatcGCCggctatcatacttcatattataaactcatttttgaccataacgagtataactcaacatattttcaccaattaaagattcatagatcagccaaaacatttcatcatatcttagccactacgtattaaagtctgaactcaatgtaacgataaataaaatatatatgaagtttttaccatgataaatttatgcatctcgaattaacttattttattttaatttcatcctattagagatctttctttaccccaattggtcaccggagaggacccagatgtctgaacgcatcaaactcaccttcgacgccaacacatatgactagtcacaactgactggaccaggccagggctgctctatgatcagggatgtgccaactcaggtttttaaggttcctctatcctaccaacaaagggaggccttcaataattaacaatttatttatttaaattatctaccttgttcgcttatgctctaaatctaaaatgcctaattttaatatttttacttcgtcttacaacaacctcaaatagtatcactacatctatttaatactcatatacaagttattacagaatccttactccagaccttccaacaagatcaatttcagccaagaaactcattcatgatagaattcatacaagataattataaacaattacccataataagatattactataaatggtcatagaagaatacaatatttgacaatcataagaataatcctaatataaaaattcatgggaaacaagaagttgaatctggcagagccggttagacaacttctaatccatcccaaaatacaatataattaaataacaagaacaatacatgtctggggaaataagaagttgaatctggcagagccggttagacaacttctaatccttccaaaaatgcaataaaataaataagtaaagcaataaatagtttggggaaacaagaagttgaatctggcagagccggttagacaacttctaatccttccaaaagtgcaataaaataaataactgaagcaatagaaagtttggggaaacaagaaattgaatctggcagagccggttagacaatttctaatccttccaaaatacaattaaataagggaaacaatagaatgtttggggaaacaagaaattgaatctggcagagccggttagacaatttctaatccttccaaaatacaaaaaaataaacaactaataacatacaagtggcataacataatcaacattacattttacaactatcacacttggatatcaatacaaagcatactctcatttaaaatttaagatcatacagaaacaaaatactccatattcaagatataagatcagaaaagcaaaatataacatatccaagactcaagataatacaaaaggaaatactcaaagttggctccccttacctctattccagacttagtttcctcttctcaaaccgttctccggaaacttccagaatttcccctcttcaactataatttactccaactctcttctctcacaatttctctagaattttggtgtaaatttccagcctccctcccttggctatttatagtaaaaaaatttactattcatttttactattcatttttactattcattttttttattcattttactattacaaaaataattttttatttgcaaattggtgaattctgatctcaaagctacgtgtaacacttatcctttccaaaaatatatatatatatatatatattttttttactattcactttttactattcaccttttactattcataatttactattcattttttttatctagtatttaacttacaaatatttttcaaggatcttacagtCTCCATGTTTGTGTATTGTGTGGAGAaagtgtgtgagtgtgtgtaccgtaaaagagaaagaaaaaatgggtTGTGACTTATGAGTTGTATGTGATGAGTTTGAGAAATTAAAGTGTCGTGTTTGTATTTGTGTGTTCTGGATAGTTTGTctagaaaatttatatatttatataatgaagAGTATATTTCCCAGATCCcagacatatatttatatatacctCCCAGTTCGATTTCtacaaattggtatcagagcatgCTCATACGGACACTGCTCATAACCATTCTTCTTGAAGTAGGTGTCAATTCTCTCATTCCAGGCTCGAGGAGCTTGTTTCAAgccatacaatgctttcttcaacttcaacacTTTTTTCTCTTCACCTCTTCTCATGTAACCGAGAGGTTGCGCTACATAGATCTCTTCTTTTAAAATTCCATTTAGAAATGCTGATTTCACATCCATCTGCTGTATCTTCCATCTGTGTTGTGCTGCTAAAGAAAATAGTAGTCGGATTGTCTCCATTCTTGTTACTAGAGCAAACACTTCATTATAGTCAATTCCTTTTTGTTGTTTATAACCCTTCACCACGAGACGAGCTTTGTAACGTTTCACATCTCCATTTgcattgattttctttttgtatacCCATTTTAAGCCAATTGGTTGAGTTCCTATGGGTAGATCTGTCAGCTCccaagtttcatttttttcaattga
This genomic window contains:
- the LOC108333137 gene encoding ribonuclease 3-like protein 1 isoform X2, translated to MRRQISMENNFSHIPKLAVNLKNLPPIDPFQVTNPSSNSKNKLNNSFCSRTAVKDAKRKPSLGKLRASDKDIVKEPSLGMTKIVVEGASSSSSNQKSESCGTPTTPSQTEEGMKKGTARSNLYEICVANHWKPPIFECCKEEGPSHERMFTFKVIIAIEASRNTLECYGAPHRKKKEAADDAAEGALFYLKYNQ
- the LOC108333137 gene encoding ribonuclease 3-like protein 1 isoform X1, which encodes MCCFLHNFHCWSLQSSSLYLLTNCKRLLNRRRQISMENNFSHIPKLAVNLKNLPPIDPFQVTNPSSNSKNKLNNSFCSRTAVKDAKRKPSLGKLRASDKDIVKEPSLGMTKIVVEGASSSSSNQKSESCGTPTTPSQTEEGMKKGTARSNLYEICVANHWKPPIFECCKEEGPSHERMFTFKVIIAIEASRNTLECYGAPHRKKKEAADDAAEGALFYLKYNQ